In Planctomycetota bacterium, a genomic segment contains:
- a CDS encoding LacI family DNA-binding transcriptional regulator, which yields MASVPTPTRSTTRRSTAKGRPARVTLVDVAREAGVSRTTVSDVLNRGDAAAGLYADETRERVARAVQSLGYAPLAKAQSLARGRSNLIGLVLLCDFSNPYFARFANAVELEVARRGMRLQLAVRDSSHDASPQQSTQRDAELIARMVADDVEGLFVGPVYEQLDLSTHVPLTGGRLPTVLFGGSVESGVEFDTVAVDRDGSAALAIDHLQGLGHERIGFLCAPPSRTEPTRDDHFAAIELLRQRGVFAGTQWIAWQPDTGSLDAYAEATMAFCDQWLASEPDDRPTAVLCLNDAAAMAALGVFHRRGIRVPDDLSVVGFDDLPEAPHLVPALTSVDSHVDRQVAAMVERLLARIDNPDTKPGHVAITPTLRPRASTAAPPR from the coding sequence ATGGCTTCGGTCCCCACGCCAACACGCTCCACGACACGCCGATCCACGGCCAAGGGTCGGCCTGCGCGGGTCACGCTCGTCGACGTCGCTCGCGAGGCGGGCGTCAGCCGAACCACGGTGAGCGACGTGCTCAACCGAGGAGACGCCGCGGCTGGTCTGTATGCGGACGAAACACGCGAGCGCGTCGCGAGGGCCGTGCAATCGCTCGGGTACGCACCGCTGGCCAAGGCTCAGTCGCTCGCACGCGGCCGCAGCAATCTGATCGGGTTGGTCTTGCTGTGCGACTTTTCGAATCCGTACTTCGCCCGGTTTGCCAACGCCGTCGAGCTGGAGGTTGCCCGGCGCGGCATGCGGCTTCAGCTGGCCGTCCGCGACTCGTCCCACGATGCCAGTCCGCAGCAGAGCACTCAGCGTGACGCGGAATTGATCGCCCGCATGGTCGCCGACGACGTTGAGGGGTTGTTCGTCGGGCCGGTTTATGAACAGCTGGATTTGTCGACGCACGTTCCGCTCACAGGCGGGCGTTTGCCGACGGTGCTTTTTGGCGGATCGGTTGAGTCAGGCGTCGAGTTCGACACCGTGGCCGTGGACCGGGACGGTTCGGCCGCGCTCGCCATCGATCACCTTCAGGGGCTCGGCCACGAGCGGATCGGCTTCCTGTGTGCCCCGCCGAGTCGAACCGAGCCGACGCGCGACGATCACTTCGCCGCCATCGAATTGCTGCGTCAACGCGGCGTGTTCGCCGGAACGCAGTGGATCGCCTGGCAACCCGACACCGGCTCGCTCGACGCCTACGCGGAAGCGACGATGGCGTTCTGCGACCAGTGGCTCGCCAGCGAACCCGACGATCGGCCGACGGCGGTGCTTTGCCTGAACGACGCTGCCGCGATGGCGGCGCTGGGCGTGTTCCACCGTCGCGGCATCCGCGTTCCGGACGATCTCAGCGTCGTCGGCTTCGACGATCTGCCAGAGGCACCACACCTCGTTCCCGCACTCACGTCCGTCGACAGCCACGTCGATCGCCAGGTCGCCGCGATGGTGGAGCGGCTGCTTGCCCGCATCGACAACCCAGACACCAAGCCTGGCCACGTCGCGATCACCCCGACACTCCGCCCCCGCGCCTCGACGGCCGCCCCGCCACGCTGA
- a CDS encoding site-2 protease family protein, with the protein MDGSFIQLLFSNPPYYAAAVMTIILSITLHELAHGYAAIKLGDQTPEWTGHMTWNPWVHMGPFSIVACFLVGLAWGQMPVDSTRLKGRHAEAIVAAAGPATNLVLAFLALTALGLWQRLGGPLDMDNHRVANGTMVLFVFGSFNLLLCVFNLLPVPPLDGSRIVATYNRGYADFVFNPANQGVGIMLFVLAFILLRTFGGQLFVAAGQYVALIAG; encoded by the coding sequence GTGGACGGATCGTTTATCCAGCTGCTGTTCAGCAACCCGCCGTACTACGCGGCTGCAGTGATGACGATCATCCTGTCAATCACGCTCCACGAACTCGCACACGGCTACGCCGCGATCAAGCTGGGCGATCAGACCCCGGAATGGACCGGGCACATGACCTGGAACCCGTGGGTCCACATGGGGCCGTTCAGCATCGTCGCGTGCTTTCTTGTCGGCCTGGCCTGGGGACAGATGCCAGTCGACTCCACGCGACTCAAGGGCCGCCACGCCGAGGCGATCGTCGCGGCGGCGGGTCCGGCGACGAATTTGGTGCTCGCGTTCCTGGCGTTGACAGCACTCGGGCTCTGGCAGCGACTCGGCGGGCCGTTGGACATGGACAACCATCGCGTCGCCAACGGCACGATGGTGCTGTTCGTCTTCGGCTCGTTCAACCTGCTGTTGTGCGTGTTCAACCTGCTGCCGGTTCCGCCGCTGGATGGATCACGCATCGTCGCGACGTACAACCGCGGCTACGCAGACTTTGTCTTTAACCCCGCTAATCAGGGCGTGGGCATCATGCTGTTCGTGCTCGCGTTCATCTTGCTGCGGACCTTCGGCGGCCAGCTGTTCGTTGCGGCAGGGCAGTACGTCGCGCTC